A stretch of the Fusobacterium varium genome encodes the following:
- the pstS gene encoding phosphate ABC transporter, periplasmic component protein PstS encodes MQKKLIKMLLGAAVFGLSFGTLTAEEFKAQIMFNGSSSLAPVISKISTDFIEENVTWDKVDPSFSNKNIAIYVSSGGSGAGVKSVIEKVSDFGMVARQVKDSEKAKFPEYREFVVASDALTVSVNNENPILKYTKEIDGETLRKIFSGEYKYWNDVDKRLEKKEIIVVTRDLGGGAHEVFQNVIMGKTDVKDDAIQAPSMGALAAKLVENKYAIGYASFGMYNQNKDKITALVVDGAAPTVENIVSGKYKIQRPLLFIKNGEPTPQEKAFIDYIFSEKGMDAVSKSGYIPVK; translated from the coding sequence ATGCAAAAAAAATTAATAAAAATGCTTTTGGGAGCTGCAGTATTTGGATTGTCTTTTGGAACTTTGACTGCAGAAGAATTTAAAGCACAAATAATGTTTAATGGATCTTCTTCACTAGCTCCTGTTATTTCAAAAATATCTACTGATTTTATAGAGGAAAATGTAACTTGGGATAAAGTAGACCCTAGTTTTTCTAATAAAAATATAGCTATTTATGTATCTTCAGGTGGGTCAGGAGCTGGAGTTAAGAGTGTAATTGAAAAAGTAAGTGATTTTGGAATGGTAGCTAGACAAGTAAAAGATAGTGAAAAAGCTAAATTTCCTGAATACAGAGAGTTTGTGGTAGCATCAGATGCTTTAACAGTATCAGTTAATAATGAAAACCCAATATTAAAATATACAAAAGAAATAGATGGAGAAACTTTAAGAAAAATATTTTCTGGAGAATACAAATACTGGAATGATGTAGATAAAAGACTTGAAAAGAAAGAAATCATAGTTGTGACTAGAGATCTTGGTGGAGGGGCTCACGAAGTATTCCAAAATGTAATCATGGGAAAAACTGATGTAAAAGATGATGCTATTCAAGCACCTTCTATGGGAGCTTTAGCAGCAAAATTAGTAGAAAACAAATATGCTATTGGATATGCTTCATTTGGTATGTACAATCAAAATAAAGATAAAATAACTGCATTAGTTGTAGATGGTGCAGCACCAACTGTTGAAAATATTGTATCTGGTAAATATAAAATTCAAAGACCTCTATTATTTATTAAAAATGGAGAACCTACTCCTCAGGAAAAAGCATTTATTGATTATATATTTTCAGAAAAAGGAATGGATGCTGTAAGTAAAAGTGGTTATATTCCTGTAAAATAG
- the pstC gene encoding phosphate ABC transporter, permease protein PstC, with the protein MLFWKKYDKIFAGVLKIAALVSFFIISFIIIFILKESLPLFKEIGLKEFILGRRWKPMSVSGQYLGILPIISATLYVSFTAVFIALPVGIGCSIFLSCVFPSKIRNVLKPYVDILAGVPSVIYGFMGLVILVKFFESMGMATGETVLAGGILLSIMILPFMISICEENMGETRKKYEKISEAMGVSKWYMVSEIILPLSLKSIIISIILSLGRAMGETMAVMMVIGNAPIFPKLMGKAQTISSLIALEMGMAEVGSLHYSALFASGFILMMMIFCINIFINYLKKKFL; encoded by the coding sequence ATGCTGTTTTGGAAAAAATATGATAAAATATTTGCTGGCGTATTAAAAATTGCAGCATTAGTATCTTTTTTTATCATTTCCTTTATAATAATTTTTATATTAAAAGAGAGTCTTCCTTTATTTAAAGAAATTGGATTAAAAGAATTTATTTTAGGAAGAAGATGGAAACCTATGTCTGTAAGTGGGCAGTATTTAGGAATACTTCCTATTATATCTGCTACTCTCTATGTTTCTTTTACAGCTGTTTTTATTGCACTTCCTGTTGGTATAGGATGCAGTATTTTTCTTTCATGTGTATTTCCTTCAAAAATTAGGAATGTATTAAAACCTTATGTAGATATATTAGCTGGAGTTCCTTCAGTTATCTATGGCTTTATGGGACTTGTAATACTTGTAAAATTTTTTGAGAGTATGGGAATGGCTACAGGGGAAACAGTTCTTGCTGGTGGAATACTTCTTTCTATTATGATACTTCCTTTTATGATATCTATATGTGAAGAAAATATGGGAGAAACAAGAAAAAAATATGAAAAAATATCTGAGGCAATGGGAGTATCTAAATGGTATATGGTGAGTGAAATAATACTTCCTCTTTCTTTAAAAAGTATAATCATCAGTATAATATTATCGCTGGGAAGAGCCATGGGAGAAACTATGGCGGTAATGATGGTAATAGGGAATGCTCCTATTTTTCCCAAATTAATGGGAAAAGCTCAAACTATATCTTCATTGATAGCTCTAGAAATGGGAATGGCAGAGGTAGGCAGTTTACATTATAGTGCTTTGTTTGCTTCAGGATTTATTTTAATGATGATGATATTCTGTATTAATATATTTATAAATTATCTAAAGAAGAAATTTCTCTAG
- the pstA gene encoding phosphate ABC transporter, permease protein PstA produces the protein MRLKENIIRIWAYGSGLLVIFLVFYIFGYIFWKGYNSINWEFITDVPKGMILGTEGGIAPAIIGSFLSTSIACAIAGIFGICTGIYLEFYTENKKMKAMIQTIIQCMGGVPSIVLGLFGYTMFVLHLGLGRSVISGGLTLGIMIFPVVETRIEKAFKEVDENLIKASYSMGISKVYTIVKIVIPLCRDRIISALILAFGYAVGATAPIMFCMAVINSPVSFNITKPSMSLSYHLYILLTQGISTEKAYGTAFVLMLVLLSVIILSQILLRKRK, from the coding sequence GTGAGACTAAAAGAGAATATAATAAGAATATGGGCATATGGAAGTGGACTTTTAGTAATATTTCTTGTGTTCTATATATTTGGATATATATTTTGGAAGGGATATAATTCTATAAATTGGGAATTTATCACAGATGTTCCTAAAGGAATGATACTGGGAACTGAAGGAGGAATAGCTCCAGCTATTATAGGAAGTTTTCTTTCTACAAGTATTGCTTGTGCTATAGCAGGTATCTTTGGAATCTGTACAGGAATATATTTAGAGTTTTATACTGAGAATAAAAAAATGAAAGCAATGATACAAACAATAATACAATGTATGGGAGGAGTCCCTTCAATAGTATTAGGGCTGTTTGGGTATACAATGTTTGTACTGCATTTAGGGCTGGGAAGGTCAGTAATTTCAGGTGGGCTGACATTGGGGATAATGATATTTCCAGTAGTAGAAACGAGAATAGAGAAAGCATTCAAAGAAGTAGATGAAAATTTAATAAAAGCATCATATTCCATGGGGATATCGAAAGTATATACTATAGTGAAAATTGTTATTCCACTATGCAGAGACAGAATAATATCAGCTCTTATTTTAGCATTTGGATATGCAGTTGGAGCCACAGCTCCAATAATGTTTTGTATGGCTGTAATAAATTCTCCTGTGTCTTTTAATATAACAAAACCATCAATGTCTCTTTCATATCATCTGTATATACTTCTGACTCAGGGAATATCCACTGAGAAAGCATATGGAACAGCTTTTGTACTGATGCTGGTATTACTTAGTGTGATTATACTTAGCCAGATACTTTTAAGGAAAAGGAAGTGA
- the pstB gene encoding phosphate ABC transporter, ATP-binding protein PstB, with translation MENILEIKNLFVYYGEKKILKNINMSIKKNKIISIIGPSGCGKSTFLKTINCMINDEEDSKVEGAIFFNGNNSADIDKEKLRKEIGIVFQTPSPFPFSIYKNMTYAPIYYGIKNKEELDKLVKKKLEEVGLYDEVKNDIKKSALKLSGGQQQRLCIARSLSVNPEVLLLDEPCSALDIQNTMKIEELLLKLAERYTIVIVTHNLFQAKRISDYTGFFLDGQLIEFDTTEKIFNNPEDERTKKYISGIFG, from the coding sequence GTGGAAAATATACTAGAAATAAAAAATCTCTTTGTATACTATGGAGAAAAGAAAATATTAAAAAATATTAATATGTCTATAAAGAAAAATAAAATAATTTCCATAATAGGTCCTTCTGGCTGTGGAAAATCAACTTTTCTTAAAACTATTAATTGTATGATAAATGATGAAGAGGATTCTAAAGTAGAAGGAGCAATTTTTTTTAATGGAAATAATAGTGCTGATATTGATAAGGAAAAATTAAGAAAAGAAATAGGAATAGTTTTTCAAACTCCATCTCCATTTCCCTTTTCAATATATAAGAATATGACTTATGCACCTATTTATTATGGCATAAAAAATAAAGAAGAACTTGATAAATTGGTAAAAAAGAAATTGGAAGAAGTAGGGCTATATGATGAAGTAAAAAATGATATAAAAAAATCCGCCTTGAAATTGAGTGGAGGACAACAGCAGAGATTATGTATTGCTAGAAGTCTCAGTGTGAACCCAGAAGTATTACTTTTAGATGAGCCTTGTTCTGCATTGGATATACAAAATACGATGAAAATAGAGGAGCTCCTTCTTAAGCTTGCCGAGAGATATACTATTGTTATAGTTACACACAATCTTTTTCAGGCTAAGAGAATATCTGATTATACAGGTTTTTTCTTGGATGGTCAGTTGATAGAATTTGATACAACAGAAAAGATATTCAATAATCCAGAAGATGAGAGAACTAAAAAATATATTTCAGGTATATTTGGATAA
- a CDS encoding putative transcriptional regulator, whose translation MILTSNTKIPLYKQLKEELKNSIKKGTLIHGEKIPTEIELSEIYKVSRITIRKAVEELVKEGLLLKKQGKGTFVQQNKIQRKIDNLLSFTESCEINGMIPSSIVTKKEILVPTEEQIKEMGLKKSEKILFIQRIRFADGFPIMCENNYFPYPKFDFLISEPLTTSLYSLLKNKYGIKVDSSNNSYIDIVCAGSDIAPLMQLSNGEPLFFLYTQMYDDKKRLVHIGKQFINSEHYRFHLNNIRYSK comes from the coding sequence ATGATATTAACTTCAAATACAAAAATACCTTTATATAAACAACTCAAAGAAGAATTAAAAAACTCCATAAAAAAAGGAACTCTTATTCATGGAGAAAAAATACCTACTGAGATTGAATTGAGTGAAATTTATAAAGTCAGTAGAATCACAATAAGAAAAGCTGTTGAAGAATTAGTTAAAGAAGGACTATTATTAAAAAAACAAGGTAAGGGTACATTTGTGCAGCAGAATAAAATACAAAGAAAGATTGATAATCTATTAAGTTTTACTGAATCTTGTGAAATAAATGGGATGATTCCTTCAAGTATTGTTACCAAAAAGGAAATTCTTGTACCTACAGAAGAACAAATAAAAGAAATGGGATTAAAAAAAAGTGAAAAGATCTTATTTATACAACGGATCAGATTTGCAGATGGTTTTCCTATAATGTGTGAAAATAACTATTTTCCATACCCTAAGTTTGACTTTCTGATTTCTGAGCCTTTAACTACTTCTCTTTATTCCCTTTTAAAGAATAAATATGGTATAAAGGTTGATTCTTCAAATAATTCGTATATAGACATAGTTTGTGCTGGAAGTGACATTGCTCCTTTGATGCAGTTATCAAATGGAGAGCCTCTTTTCTTTCTTTATACTCAAATGTATGATGACAAAAAGAGGCTTGTTCATATTGGAAAACAGTTTATAAATTCAGAACATTATCGTTTTCACTTGAATAATATTCGATATAGTAAATAA
- a CDS encoding putative phosphosugar isomerase, which translates to MKSKEIIKKILDEKKSIKNIYFIACGGSLVDLYPGFYFIQTESSSINSSWYTAKEFAVNPPKTLGENSLIIAVSHGGNTKETVEAARVGKNAGASVVALTHNKDSICGGDEFISWIYDWSFDIDEKDKPQGIVLSLLNELLYKQEEDYKLYEVISDGLEKIDSIVKDAVKKIKNSSWLFAEKYWNEPFLYIMASGASYSQGYGFAICSLQEMQWIDCCYLHSGEYFHGPFEVTDEEHLYILLMSKGKNRIMDERAFKFLEKYGKKYEVIDAEQLGIGKIDDTCVEYFNPILFYAMSVVYRTALQNKRNHPLDMRRYMGIVEY; encoded by the coding sequence ATGAAGTCAAAAGAAATCATAAAAAAAATCTTAGATGAAAAAAAAAGTATTAAAAATATATATTTTATAGCATGTGGAGGATCTTTAGTTGACCTTTATCCGGGATTTTATTTTATACAGACTGAATCATCTTCTATAAATTCATCATGGTACACTGCTAAAGAATTTGCTGTAAATCCTCCAAAAACCTTGGGAGAAAATAGTCTGATTATAGCAGTATCACATGGAGGAAATACAAAGGAAACTGTTGAAGCAGCAAGAGTTGGAAAAAATGCTGGAGCATCAGTTGTTGCTTTAACTCATAATAAAGATTCTATATGTGGAGGCGATGAGTTTATATCATGGATATATGACTGGTCTTTTGATATAGATGAGAAAGATAAACCTCAAGGAATAGTTCTTTCATTATTAAATGAGCTTTTGTATAAGCAAGAAGAAGATTATAAGTTATATGAGGTTATTTCAGATGGGTTGGAAAAAATAGATTCAATAGTTAAAGATGCAGTTAAAAAAATTAAAAATTCATCATGGCTTTTTGCAGAAAAGTATTGGAATGAACCATTTCTTTATATTATGGCCTCAGGAGCTTCGTATTCACAGGGATATGGTTTTGCTATATGCTCATTGCAAGAAATGCAGTGGATAGATTGCTGCTATCTTCATTCAGGAGAATATTTTCATGGACCATTTGAAGTAACAGATGAAGAACATCTTTATATTCTTTTAATGAGTAAAGGAAAGAATAGAATAATGGATGAAAGAGCATTTAAATTTTTAGAAAAATATGGGAAAAAATATGAGGTTATAGATGCAGAGCAGTTAGGAATTGGAAAAATAGATGATACATGTGTTGAATATTTCAATCCAATATTATTTTATGCAATGTCAGTAGTATATCGTACTGCTCTTCAAAATAAACGTAATCATCCTTTAGATATGAGGCGTTATATGGGAATTGTAGAATATTAA
- a CDS encoding putative fructoselysine kinase, with translation MEKYSINVLGFGDNVVDKYEHIKVMYPGGNCVNFAVYSKKFGVRKSAYMGYFGSDKEAEHVIDSLEKIGIETIKCRQLEGENGCAKVTLLNGDRVFLESNEGGIRGRVPFVLDRFDLEYIKQFDVVHSGNYSFMENELYKIKETGVYVSFDFSDDSTEAYLKKIAKNVDFAFCSFNGTEKETKEYLKKIVDYGAETACASRGADGCILYDGGDYFIQKAVPLEKVVDTMGAGDSLIASYLVSYLALIKKGIEKKEAIKMSLVKAAEFAAEICAIDGAFGYGKKYE, from the coding sequence ATGGAAAAATATTCAATAAATGTATTGGGGTTCGGAGATAATGTAGTTGATAAATATGAACATATTAAAGTAATGTATCCTGGGGGAAATTGTGTAAATTTTGCTGTATATTCAAAAAAGTTTGGAGTAAGAAAATCAGCATATATGGGATATTTTGGAAGTGATAAGGAAGCTGAACATGTAATAGATAGTTTAGAAAAAATAGGAATAGAAACAATAAAATGTAGACAGTTAGAAGGAGAAAATGGATGTGCAAAGGTAACTTTGCTCAATGGAGACCGTGTATTTTTAGAATCAAATGAGGGAGGAATAAGGGGAAGAGTTCCATTTGTTTTAGATAGGTTTGATTTAGAATATATAAAACAATTTGATGTAGTTCACAGTGGAAATTATTCTTTTATGGAAAATGAACTTTATAAAATAAAGGAAACAGGGGTATATGTTTCTTTTGATTTTTCAGACGATTCTACGGAAGCGTATTTGAAAAAAATAGCTAAAAATGTAGATTTTGCTTTCTGCTCCTTTAATGGAACAGAAAAAGAAACTAAAGAGTATTTAAAAAAAATAGTAGATTATGGGGCTGAAACTGCATGTGCTTCAAGAGGAGCAGATGGGTGTATTTTATATGATGGGGGAGATTATTTTATACAGAAAGCAGTGCCTTTAGAAAAGGTTGTAGATACAATGGGAGCGGGGGATTCTCTCATTGCCTCTTATTTAGTAAGTTATTTGGCTTTAATAAAAAAAGGAATAGAGAAAAAAGAAGCTATAAAAATGAGCCTAGTAAAAGCAGCAGAGTTTGCTGCTGAGATTTGTGCCATAGATGGTGCATTTGGTTATGGAAAAAAATATGAGTAA
- a CDS encoding amino acid ABC transporter substrate-binding protein yields the protein MKKLVLVLTLLFSALSFSAEKLYVGTNAEFKPYEYLEDGKMIGFDIELMKKIGEELGYEISWINMSFDGLLPALQLGKVDAVIAGLTQTPERQKAVDFSIPYMFIFSSKHIIIVNEKSDIKIKEELKNKNIGIQLGAIQEQFVNELEGKAKVYDSWTGALMDLKAGKIDSVIIDELSSKAYLENLTGIKQIDTLVDEQPAASIAFRKNEKELVEKVNKKIIELRDNGEYLKILEKYFPANVEEFKAAYEKK from the coding sequence ATGAAAAAATTAGTATTAGTTTTAACTTTATTGTTTTCTGCTTTATCTTTTTCAGCTGAAAAATTATATGTGGGAACCAACGCAGAATTTAAACCTTATGAATATTTGGAAGATGGAAAAATGATAGGGTTTGATATTGAGCTTATGAAAAAAATAGGAGAAGAATTAGGCTATGAAATCAGTTGGATTAATATGTCTTTTGATGGACTACTTCCAGCACTTCAGTTGGGAAAAGTAGATGCTGTAATTGCTGGACTTACTCAGACTCCAGAAAGGCAAAAAGCAGTAGATTTTTCTATTCCTTATATGTTTATTTTTTCTTCTAAGCACATTATAATAGTAAATGAAAAAAGTGATATAAAAATTAAGGAAGAATTAAAAAATAAAAATATTGGAATACAATTAGGAGCTATACAGGAACAATTTGTTAATGAATTAGAAGGAAAAGCAAAAGTATATGATTCATGGACAGGAGCATTGATGGATCTTAAAGCTGGGAAGATAGATTCAGTTATAATAGATGAATTATCATCAAAAGCTTATTTAGAAAATCTGACAGGAATCAAACAAATAGATACCTTAGTTGATGAACAGCCTGCTGCTTCTATCGCATTTAGAAAAAATGAAAAAGAGTTAGTAGAAAAAGTAAATAAGAAAATAATTGAACTAAGAGATAATGGAGAATATTTAAAAATATTGGAAAAGTATTTTCCTGCAAATGTTGAAGAATTTAAAGCTGCTTATGAGAAAAAATAA
- a CDS encoding putative flavocytochrome c: protein MKKIFSIIMASIFSINLYAINTEYKTDVVVVGSGGAGMTAALFAAENGANVILLEKTGYLGGATLMSAGIIPAAGTKQQKDAKIDDSIENFKLDIFRAANYSQDKDMVDTVASEAKLTIEWLESLGVKFNLITNTLYYGQSNYRMHIAEGSGIGMTAKIIEAVKKNPKITILNFTAGTGLITDKENVNGVRAKKSNGEEIEIYASKVILATSGFASNEEMLKKYIPEIINAYPLTAPGATGEGIAWGQKLGAEIKNMHAYQGHAVFNLQTKSSMDLSILSRGGILINKDGKRFTNEIMGYSELTPHVVNQKEAKAYILFNKENAEKTGNFKNYTIAGIVLEGKNIAEIAKAMNVNEKELEKTIKIYKEGIEKGEDIFNRTKLPKNFAGPYYAIEIIGDLRHTQGGLVITLDGKVKKENGEKIANLYAAGGVTEGFSGAGGPNYMSGNGLLQAFVFGRRAGISAAKSITNPMDKTIINNITGFKDNRVVKDTKYKDGKYVGEGKGYKGDIKVEVTVEHNKIVQIKAVEYKDTEIIFNSAIEKISDDVVCTQNTDKIDSVAGATSSARGIGTAIKNAVKSAK, encoded by the coding sequence ATGAAAAAAATATTTTCTATTATTATGGCTTCTATTTTTTCAATCAATTTATATGCTATAAATACAGAATATAAGACTGATGTAGTTGTTGTAGGAAGTGGTGGAGCTGGTATGACTGCTGCTCTTTTTGCAGCAGAAAATGGGGCTAATGTCATTCTATTGGAAAAAACAGGATACTTGGGTGGTGCTACTCTCATGTCAGCAGGTATTATTCCTGCTGCAGGAACTAAACAACAAAAAGATGCCAAAATTGATGATTCAATAGAAAACTTTAAATTGGATATATTCAGAGCTGCAAATTACAGCCAAGATAAAGATATGGTTGATACCGTTGCATCTGAAGCTAAATTAACTATTGAATGGCTAGAGAGTTTAGGAGTAAAATTTAATCTTATCACAAATACTCTGTATTATGGACAATCAAATTACAGAATGCATATAGCTGAAGGTTCTGGAATCGGTATGACTGCTAAAATCATAGAAGCAGTGAAAAAAAATCCAAAGATTACTATTCTTAATTTCACTGCTGGAACTGGACTAATAACAGATAAAGAAAATGTCAATGGTGTCAGAGCTAAAAAATCTAATGGAGAGGAAATTGAAATATATGCTTCTAAAGTGATATTAGCAACTAGTGGGTTTGCTTCAAATGAAGAAATGTTGAAAAAATATATTCCCGAAATAATTAATGCATATCCTTTAACAGCTCCAGGTGCAACTGGAGAAGGAATAGCATGGGGACAAAAGCTAGGTGCTGAAATAAAAAATATGCACGCTTATCAAGGTCATGCAGTTTTTAATCTTCAAACTAAAAGCAGTATGGATCTCTCTATCCTTTCTAGAGGTGGTATTCTTATCAATAAAGATGGAAAAAGATTTACTAATGAAATAATGGGATATTCTGAACTTACTCCTCATGTTGTAAATCAGAAAGAGGCGAAAGCGTATATATTATTTAATAAAGAAAATGCTGAAAAAACTGGAAATTTTAAAAATTATACTATTGCTGGAATAGTCCTTGAAGGAAAAAATATTGCAGAAATTGCCAAAGCTATGAATGTAAATGAAAAAGAACTTGAAAAAACAATTAAAATATACAAGGAAGGAATAGAAAAAGGAGAAGATATTTTTAATAGAACTAAACTTCCTAAAAACTTTGCTGGTCCTTACTATGCTATTGAAATAATTGGAGATTTAAGACATACCCAAGGTGGTCTTGTTATAACTTTAGATGGAAAAGTAAAAAAAGAAAATGGTGAAAAAATTGCCAATCTTTATGCTGCTGGAGGTGTAACTGAAGGTTTTTCTGGTGCTGGTGGACCTAACTATATGTCTGGTAATGGACTTTTACAAGCATTCGTTTTTGGTAGAAGGGCTGGTATATCTGCTGCTAAATCAATAACTAATCCTATGGATAAAACTATTATCAATAATATTACTGGTTTCAAAGATAATAGAGTTGTAAAAGATACTAAGTATAAAGATGGAAAATATGTAGGTGAAGGAAAAGGATATAAAGGAGATATAAAAGTAGAAGTTACTGTTGAACACAATAAAATTGTTCAAATAAAAGCTGTTGAATATAAAGATACTGAAATAATTTTCAATTCTGCTATTGAAAAAATATCTGATGATGTAGTCTGTACTCAAAATACTGATAAAATAGATTCAGTAGCAGGTGCCACTAGTTCTGCAAGAGGTATAGGAACAGCTATAAAAAATGCTGTAAAATCAGCTAAATAA
- a CDS encoding putative membrane protein: MKKKFNMPDTYVIIFFVVILAAILTHTVPVGKFQMEKVTYITETGAEKTRTVPVAGSFAYELNEQGEPLVKGIKFFEPGGEVGVANYVFEGIVSGDKWGTAVGVIAFILITGGSFGIILKTKAVESGLYALIKKTKGSEWLLLPIVFFVFSLGGAVFGMGEEAIPFAMVLIPIVIGMGYDGITGILITYVSTQIGFGTSWMNPFSVAIAQGVAGIPVLSAAGFRMVMWTFFTAFGILYTIRYANKVKANPQSSISYEADRYYREEFKLEEQGEVDFKFGHKLVLLVVLLGMAWIIYGVVVFGYYLPEIATQFVIMGVVAGIIGVVFKLNDMTINDIATSFRKGAEDLIGAAIVVGMAKGIVLVLGGTEAGTPSVLNTVLNWVANGLGGLPAAASAWVMYIFQSVFNFFVVSGSGQAALTMPIMAPLSDLVGVPRQVAVLAFQLGDGFTNLIVPTSGILMAILGIAKLEWGIWAKFQIKFQGWLFLFGSLFVIGGVLMKLQ, encoded by the coding sequence ATGAAAAAAAAGTTTAACATGCCAGATACGTATGTAATTATATTTTTTGTAGTCATTTTGGCTGCAATATTAACACATACGGTTCCAGTAGGAAAATTCCAAATGGAAAAGGTTACTTATATAACTGAAACTGGGGCAGAAAAAACTAGAACAGTTCCTGTGGCAGGAAGTTTTGCTTATGAATTAAATGAACAAGGAGAACCTTTAGTAAAGGGAATAAAATTCTTTGAACCAGGTGGAGAAGTAGGAGTGGCAAACTATGTATTCGAAGGTATTGTAAGTGGAGATAAATGGGGAACAGCAGTAGGAGTAATTGCATTTATTCTTATCACTGGAGGGTCTTTCGGAATCATATTAAAAACTAAGGCAGTTGAATCAGGACTTTATGCCTTAATAAAAAAGACAAAAGGATCAGAATGGCTCCTTCTTCCAATAGTTTTCTTTGTATTCTCTCTAGGGGGAGCAGTATTTGGAATGGGAGAAGAGGCAATACCATTTGCCATGGTTCTTATTCCGATAGTAATAGGAATGGGATATGATGGAATAACAGGTATACTTATTACTTATGTTTCTACACAAATAGGATTTGGAACATCTTGGATGAACCCTTTCAGTGTTGCAATAGCGCAAGGAGTAGCAGGAATTCCTGTACTTTCAGCAGCAGGGTTCAGAATGGTTATGTGGACATTTTTTACAGCATTTGGAATTTTATATACTATAAGATATGCAAATAAAGTAAAAGCTAATCCTCAAAGTTCTATTTCTTATGAAGCAGATAGATATTATAGAGAAGAATTTAAATTGGAGGAACAAGGCGAAGTTGATTTTAAATTTGGACATAAATTAGTTTTATTAGTTGTTCTTTTAGGAATGGCTTGGATAATATATGGGGTTGTAGTATTTGGTTACTATCTTCCTGAAATTGCTACTCAATTTGTAATAATGGGTGTTGTAGCAGGAATAATTGGAGTAGTTTTCAAACTTAATGATATGACTATAAATGATATAGCAACTTCATTTAGAAAAGGGGCAGAAGATTTAATTGGAGCAGCTATAGTAGTAGGGATGGCAAAAGGTATAGTTCTTGTATTAGGTGGAACAGAAGCAGGAACACCAAGTGTTCTTAATACAGTTCTTAACTGGGTTGCAAATGGACTTGGAGGATTGCCAGCAGCAGCTTCCGCTTGGGTAATGTACATATTCCAATCTGTATTTAATTTCTTTGTTGTATCAGGTTCTGGTCAAGCAGCATTGACAATGCCTATAATGGCTCCATTGTCAGATTTGGTTGGAGTTCCTAGACAGGTTGCAGTTCTTGCATTTCAATTAGGGGATGGATTTACTAATCTTATTGTACCTACATCAGGAATTTTAATGGCTATACTAGGTATTGCTAAACTTGAATGGGGAATTTGGGCAAAATTCCAAATTAAGTTCCAAGGTTGGCTTTTCTTGTTTGGATCATTATTTGTTATTGGTGGAGTATTAATGAAACTTCAATAA